Below is a genomic region from Eupeodes corollae chromosome 1, idEupCoro1.1, whole genome shotgun sequence.
aaatctCTACTTCAAGattatagtacaaaaactaccaaaaatattattgcccACAGAACACTCCTCAGACAAACTACGAGACCacaacaatttgtattttgtagtgtaaagaaatattacttatttcttttccaaatttacaaggaagttttttagagaaagcattaaatgaaggtgtgcagaaaataaataaaccatacagaaataaagttcagctttcggttgaatgaaaaacatgatcaattgtcattttgacatatgtaagttgatttgacttgatagttagggagaatTTTCTTGACTtgctttccagtcaactttccattaaagttaccttaattggaaggtaattttttggcagctggccaatcaggtGATAGAAACGTCTGAATCTGCCCATTCTATAGACtttccttactttcaagtcctttaTGTCGTCTGAAGCTgtctacatatattttttaagctcaTAGCAAGTCGAGTCCGCTTTGATTAGAGTTTGATAAGAGCTCTCAGATTTAACCTCTGATCAAGATAAGAAAACTTAGAATTTGAAGGAAAATACATGTTTCAACAActtattgaaaatgtaaaaatgtattacCAAAGATCTTTTAGATATACTCGTACCTTAAATAGACACTATTTGtctttaaagtttattaataaaCATATCTTAAACAATGCAAGTCTaatttaaatcttcttttgttttctctttcagATTTACATTGCTGAAACAGCTGAACCCAACCTCAGATCTCTTCTAATTGGAGCACCAGCATTTTCCTACACCAACGGAATTCTACTCGTCTATATTCTTGGTTCAAGTCTTGAATGGCGTTTAGTAGCGTGGTTGTCGATTGTTCTGCCAGTTCTAGCTGCAGTAGCGCTTTTTCTTATCCCCGAAACACCATCATGGTTGGTGCGCAACAATCGTTCGGAGAAAGCCTTCAAAGCTTTGAAATTCCTACGACACAACGAATCTACTGCTCAATCAGAATTAACTACAATCCACGAACGTCTGGATCAGGAGAAAGTCACAACCAAGACGAATGAGAACATTTTCCGTCTCTGTTGTCAACGTGCTGCCTACAAGCCTCTATTCATTGTCATAGTATTTTCGATTCTTCAAATGTTTTCCGGgacttttttggttgttttctaTGCCATCGATATCATTTCGGAGTTCGGGAACAGTATTGAACCCAAGTCAGCAGCTATTCTCACCAGTATTGTACGTTGCCTATGCACGCTGATGATATGCTTCATTTTATTGGTTGTGCGCCGAAGACTTATTACCATCATCTCAGCATTGGGATCAGGTTTGAGTTGCTTGGGCCTCAGCTTATTTATGTACTACCGTCAAGGCCAACCAAACTCTCAACTTGACGTCTATGTTGCTATTACCTGTTTGACGTGTTACATTGCATTCAATACTCCGTTGATGGTCATGCCCGGAATCATGGTTGGAGAATTGTTTCCTGCCAAAATTCGAGGTCGTACAGCTGGTACAATGTTTGCGTGCTGTAATGTAGCACTGTTTTGTTTGGCCAAAGCGTTCCCAGTCATAAAAGAAGCAGTGAAGACACGTGGAGTGTTTCTAATGTTTGCTATTGCTAGTTTCTTGGCAGCAATTTTCACATTCCTTCTGCAACCAGAAACCAAAGGAAGGACTTTGGACGAAATCGAAGATTATTTCAATgagaaaaattggttttgggTAAATCGAAGTGATCGATTCAGGAGTAATAAAAAGCTCACAGTCAAAGCATAGGAGAGATTGAGTATTGAAGTTTGCTTGTTCATTAGAGTAGAACTCGATGtgtgataatttttgtttttaatattaaatagaaCTATTAATAGGTATCAAATAAATCTGTATGTATGTACAGTATAaatttactattattttagGTTTATTTCAGTTAAGTAATAGGCATAacaattattgtatattttatagaatttaaaatttgttgtatgTTTAAGTAATTGTAAATAATTgaagaatgaaaatgaaattaaaagaaaaactatcttaaaatgtattgttttcattttgaagtgaaaaatgtattttctttaattaaatggCAAGTGCACAGTCGCAGATATAGTACGAGATGTGCTGAATTGAAGGAAAGAACAAGGAAAGGCTAACCATTTCAATATCAGTCCTATTTTTTGATTCGATTGGAATGAATATTTcgcagaaattttattttgagtttcaaatttaaaaattgttcaaagttCGTCAGGGTTATgccataaaaaaatgttttaacttttgaaatacatttttaggttaaagggatttttgaaccaaaccAGGATAAGAGCACTTCACTAGCATAAAAAGAGCCCTTAATTACCCcatcattagatttttaaaatattgtttggtttagaaagtttctagcttgacgtcaagctgggaacACAAGTTTGAGGGCAAGGATTTTTTAACCAAGTTGGGTTTATATTAGCATAAAAAGAGCTTTAAATCCCCATActtagaatttcgaaattcgattgtgtGTTTCCAACTTTACGGACCTGaatgtttcaataaatttgCCTTGGTTATTTGCTTAACTTTCTTGAAATGCCAATTCTTATCaatgttttaaattctaaaCGGATTTCATTTCCTAGATTAACTTTACGGACGGAGTTTTTACTAATATTCCATCAATCTTCCAGTTGAACACCTAACAGGTatggtcaaaataataaaaaccactCGTTTATTGGGagtcaaaaaaaacttgtacaataaaaaaaatgttagccaGCTTTGGCGGTCATATGGCAGAAATCAGTATTGAATTATAATGCCAGAAGATTAATTTACTACTTCTTAAGGACCTAGaaggtttttgaaagatagagttaatgaatttaaaaatttttttagagttaTCTAGATATTTGAGAAGAGTGCTTAATCTACTTATCATCATACCAACCAACCAAATTGGAGTAGTCTTAATAATGAATACCATGGGAGTgcctttctttaattttgttttaagtttaccGCATAAGTAGATATCtcattaaaaaacttaagatatgTTAAAAAACGGACCCAAATCAGAGTGCTTCCGCCAGTATCCTTAACTTCTGTCATTGCAATTATTCAATGCTTCTGTGCATATTTATTATCAAATCCAGACTTCGTTAGTTTTCAGAAATAACATTCGaggtttcaaatattttttttccaatattataCTTACTTCGTCTTacttttaaacttaaagttGCTAGCGTTAAAGGCTCCTAAAATATTTCTAGTCAACCaaaatgtccttaaaaaaacacccactcaattttctagaagtcctttctacatctttcgatgtttttatctgtaaaagaaaatttttcccAAGCCGATATCTCTTATCGTTCTTGAGAAATGGTCGCCTAAAAATGGtatcacgaacgtacggacgtacgcgGACGAGCAcacacatctctctaaaaaatccttgatttagattctaggacccttgaaacgtcaacaaatcggaccgattacaaaaacatcctatgggaagtaaaaaaaggagttttcaaaaattttaaattgctctACTATATTGCTcaagatgtttttaaaatagcatCAAAATACCGTGAGGGacaataagattaaaaaattctggcaaagttgatttttgtaaaGCGTATTATTTAAGTATCTCTTTAACACTCCCTTAAAGCTCATCGCATTTTGAACAGGAGCAGAACATTTTGGAGGGATGAGAGGGGATCTTTTTGAAAATGGCTTAAaagctatacattttttttttaaagtgtacaTGCATTTAGGTTCTACATTTCATTTTTCctcgaaatgaaattgaaatctatacaaaataaaaattggagttCTGAAATTAACTTTTAGCAAACATTGATATCATTTCGTTCGAACTTAAAACGAAGTGAATTTACGTGTtctacattttgatttttgcaattttcaagtgatttgatTTGGACCATATTCAGTTGGTGTGATTTGAAATCGAAATgaggaaattgtttaaaaacagttGTAGATTcactaaaagtaaataaaactttactcttttttatataatacattttattcgTGAGAAGTTGTAGATTCTGCTTATAAGGGAAGGGacaaatgcatttaaatttttttaacacacaAAATGTCTTTTTTATTAAACCGTTTCGAATAAAAAAACGTTCTTCCAAAAACTTTCAAGACAAAACCGCAAATCTGCATCTGGAAATTTCACTTAAAGTGTTTTCGAAAAGTATTTGAAGtatgaaatcgatcgaattaCAGAAACAATTTTACtcgattttcaatttagatttcgatttaatttcacttcattTTGAGTtacaattttaacttatttcgaTAAGGGGTTATTTTTATACTTACTCTTAtaacaagtttgaaaaaatagtgtatttatttttaaaatcaagatgaaaattacttttttctttgtacCTTGGAATGAAATGATGTGGAGAAATTCTTTTTAGAGACATGTCCTATTTTtccattatttaatatttatttttgttttttgttaaatgtaacTTAATCTACATTTCATTTGTTGTCAATACTAATTTTCTTACTTCTACTCTTTGTCTtctaaaaagacaaacaaaaacggattattttatatgaaacgaAACGAATTTTTCGTCAGAATTACGAGTAAAACCCCCATATAATCAAGAAAAAAagcatttaacttaaaaaatgtctaaCAATAGGATCTAACTATAACTTTgactttacaaaaatgtaagatgtaaatttatactttttgtgATCCAATTTTTCGTTGAAGACTACAACTACTAGTTCTTATTTCACAAACTTGCAGTTAAATcgggaaaatttcaaaaaaaaaaaaaaaatttaagttttcgaaCTTACCGTTGCACCGGGGTTAAGATTAATTTGTGATGTAcaaacatttttggcaatatttttgaactttatgcTCA
It encodes:
- the LOC129940650 gene encoding facilitated trehalose transporter Tret1-2 homolog, producing the protein MTKNRADEEHDKFVANKNLQYVIVPASEKALLPSSNRESHTKITNATDIPHQKTSSKRGIFHQIIAACAVLLLSAACGMPIGYSAVLLPQLYNSTTTTIPIDVAKGSWIASVHSLATPVGALMSGSCADMFGRRKTLLYSVIPIISGWCLIAMSNSYYMILIGRFITGSAVGVLGAPAQIYIAETAEPNLRSLLIGAPAFSYTNGILLVYILGSSLEWRLVAWLSIVLPVLAAVALFLIPETPSWLVRNNRSEKAFKALKFLRHNESTAQSELTTIHERLDQEKVTTKTNENIFRLCCQRAAYKPLFIVIVFSILQMFSGTFLVVFYAIDIISEFGNSIEPKSAAILTSIVRCLCTLMICFILLVVRRRLITIISALGSGLSCLGLSLFMYYRQGQPNSQLDVYVAITCLTCYIAFNTPLMVMPGIMVGELFPAKIRGRTAGTMFACCNVALFCLAKAFPVIKEAVKTRGVFLMFAIASFLAAIFTFLLQPETKGRTLDEIEDYFNEKNWFWVNRSDRFRSNKKLTVKA